aaaattgatagaaaaataaGAGTAGCATTCCTATATTTCTTACTCTTATTTAACTtcttacaaataattttatttttcctcgtACTAATTATGCATATTTGGTTGGTTTAGAATTGTTAATGGGATTGCATCTCAAGCAACCCATCACCCACTTAGATAGTTGGAAGGCTTCACCaataatggaagaaaattatttatccaaACAACCCACCATCCACAACAACATAGTCACTTTGTCTTGGTAAtcagaaaattgaaattatggTTCAACAAAGAATTCTCCCtcaagaggaaaaaaaaaaaaaagcttctaGCTTATCCAATGCATCAGCCAACCACCTTGCTCTTCTAATTTGTTTATCCTTATCCTTAAATGGGGACCCATTTGGACTAAAAGAGTATGAGTATGGTATGTTAATGGGGCCTTAAAAGAATGGTACCACATTGCCTGTCCCCATCCATTCTTTTGGGGACTCCCAAAGCCAACTACATCCACCTCTCTCCATCTCTCCACATGCTCATATCTGCGGACGGGGAACATACCCATTCTTCCAACCTCCCCACCTCCACGCCCCCATCCATGTATCTGCAAATCTATATCATTTCATTCTCCCCAAAACCCCAAGGAAAAAGATGGGTAGAAGATTCCCAACAGAAGAAGGTAAAAGAAGCATAGTTTTCAAAACCAATCTCACCTTTCATCAAGATTTAATAACTTAACAGAAATGAGAAAACCCAATGTACATGTAAACCTATGGGGATCCCAAAGAGTACTCCCATCTCTAAGATATTTTGAGTGATTAATTCACAAGAGAAAGAACCAACAAAGTTGGAAGTTGCAAGAATTTTTGTCACCTTCTATTACAATCTACCTGTGGCTATGGTGAATAATCGATTGGATTCCTGGTCAAAAATCCCGTCTGTTCTCCCGGCCGTTGAATTCCCATTTCTGCTTCCCCAAACCACCATACATCTCTGAAATTTCAAGAGGCACTCGCTTCTTATTCTGTAATGGAGTTGAGTGTTTCGGCTGATGGCAACGCCTGAGAACTTGGATGTGTCGATGACCCAAGTGGGTCTCACATACTCTACCGTCCTTGAAGAGCTGGCATTTGCATAGAGGTAGTTCAAAAGCAAGTCTTCGCAGTTGAAATACTTGTCCACAATCTTCCTTCCTGCCTTGGCTTCCTCGCTCCAATACCTCTCAAAGGCGAGTTGGGCATCAATGAAGGCTGCTCCTGTCAGGATCATGTTATACCCTTTCAGCTTTCGGGCATACTTCTCCCCGTCGTACTTTAACACGCTCCCTTCTACAAGACGTGGGTAGAATCCCACAATCCTATCTGGGTGCTCTCGCCATACCCGGAATCCCCGTTCTATATCATCGCAGCTCATCATGATATCATCGTCAAGCTCTAGAACAGCTCGGTTCTTTATCAGAGGATCGATCTTGAACCTGTTGTTGAGTGAGTTCTTTTCCTCCACTCTGATCCTCACCGGCACTGCCGAGTCCAATTCACTCGGTTCTGGAGGCGCCCCTTTGTTCCACACCACTACAATCTCCTCTACTGAAGAGCATCTTGAGTAATGCTTCACgtacattttcaaattccagAGCCGGGCTTCGTAGGTCATCGTCAATAGTGTGAACTGAGAATAGTGTCCTTTCAATGGATAAGCGTCTTCAGCACCATTGCCTCCATAGATGTACTTCACGGCAATGCAGACTAGTACAGCTCCAACTGCAAATATGAAAGAGATTACCAATCTTCCGATGATGGAGTTGGGTTTTACCATGCCTCGGAGGAATAAAGGTGCTCTATTCAAGCGACTGCAGAGCTGTCGAAGCTTAGAAGACATCAAATTGGACCGTTCCCATGTCAGGAAAACATCGCTTCTCTTTCCTGAATTGTGTGGGCACCAGTTGAGGGGGATAATACATTTCACGGCTCCAACCAGAGACCCCAACAGTATAACAACTGCGACAACAACCACAACTGAGGCACAGCCAAGAATAAAACGATGAGCTGGGTCTCCTGAGGGTACCCGATCTCCATCCATGACACCAATCCACTTGCCATAACTTAGTTGTTGCACATCAAGGTGATGGTAGCGAGCACCGTTCCAAGCGTTTCGACCCTTATTTGACTCGTCTATGCCCAGGGAAACTTCAACTTCTTTGAACTCATCCTGGGTAAGGACTTCCACTTTGAAAGCACGGACTCGCCGTCCATATGTTTCACCGGAGTCTTGACCCATGCGATAAAGGTTTCCATTGTACACAAATGGCCTGCCTCCATTCCGAGCACCAGAACTCTTGTCAGTGTTAAAAATAGGGTTCTTCTTGTGTGGCTTCCAGGGACCAAATGGCGAGCTACTATACCAGATTTCCATCTGTCCGTTCTTCTTGGCACCAAAACCAGTGTGATCAGAACCAAAAATCCAATATTTCCCATCATGATTAATAATAACAGAATCAACTAggtgttttttaataataattttctccaGTGTCCATTGCAAGGGAAAGTTAAGTGCTCGATAGATGCGGAGCTCCCCTTTACCACTGCACTCAGGCATCATGTATATCTgtaagaaacaatagaaagtgaagtaatgaaaagaaatgagattaaCCAGAAATTTTCATATTGAGCTCTCGTCTGTGTGGCAAAATGTAAGATTCCTgaccaaaaattaataaagcaGAAGAATTTGAGCAATTGATTTACAAAGTTTTCAAAGTACTTCCACCATCTAATGCTATGGGGTACATCCAGTGATCAAAACCATCTGATATTCCTGACATTTGCCGCATTGATATCATGTAAGTTGCATTTACATGCAAATGCTAGGTTCAACGGATGTTTCTATGAAATTGAAATCTTACTTTGCCAAGGTACTCAAAGACATATGGATACGAAAGATGCCATTCCTCATCCAAGGCAACACCCAAATGTTGCCATGTTGCACCCTTATCGTCACTTTTTGAGACCCCAATATCTCCTTGCATTGTGATCGAATTCTTTGTTTCATAGAATAGGAAAAGTGTGTCTCCCTGTAACATGATGCCCATAAATTTGAATGCAACAATTAGGTTAATGTACAAGAGAAAGTAGCAAGACAAGGATAAAGGTAATGTACAAGAGAAAGTAACATAACTTACAAAACAGATGCGCATACAGAGAGAAAAaaagcagagagagagagagagagagagagattctcTTAGCACTACTTGAGTCAACAGGGAGAAAATTCATGCAAAGGTTGAAAAGAAGAGAGATTCTCTCTGCACTCCTCAAGTCAACATGGAGAAACATTCCTAGGTTGAAAAGAAGGGTTGAAATTCATGCTCTTGTTGAAAGAATGATAAGAGTTCACATACTGATGTAAATGCAAGTTGGGCTCAAGTGCAATGCATATTTCTATCAGTGACTAATAATAGCACTCTTTACATTTAGGTTGAATATATCTACAGACCTGACAACTACAACCAGCTGTCTCATATATGGTATCTGAAAAGTTCTTAAGCAAAAAAAGGTCAATATCACCCTGGGACCATTAGGCTGCCTCTTCAATCACTGATGGACCCTAACTCCTTGCCACATCTTTACAGCCACATTACAATTACAGCATCATTACTACCAATTGTTACTTCAGAGGGGCAGTTTCTTCTATGTCAAAGTGTCTGCAAACTCAGTATTTAATTTAGGATTAAAAGACTTCCTGTTGCATTTGAACTAGACAGCCAACTGCAAATATTAAAAGATGACATAGACCCACTGCTGAACTGACATTCTCCTTATTAAACTCCTCTAAGGCACGCTCCATCTAAACCCAAACCTTATATTCATATTTGGATTGGTTCCTCTGCACTGCATCCCTATCCCTATCCCTATCCCATGTGACCCAGTGACCAATAAAATCATGCAAAGGATCGATCTGATGATAAATGGCCACATGCTAAGCACAATTCTACTGGTTGGTAATATTGCAAGTAAAGAGAAATCAAAGGGTATAACTAGAATGCTTCCTAAAATTATATCCTAGATGAGTCAAATATGATAAACCATCTGGTGTCAATCTTTGCAAATCAAAGCAACAGAACTTATTTTGTGGTTCAA
This DNA window, taken from Vitis riparia cultivar Riparia Gloire de Montpellier isolate 1030 chromosome 13, EGFV_Vit.rip_1.0, whole genome shotgun sequence, encodes the following:
- the LOC117928412 gene encoding LOW QUALITY PROTEIN: glucosamine inositolphosphorylceramide transferase 1-like (The sequence of the model RefSeq protein was modified relative to this genomic sequence to represent the inferred CDS: inserted 1 base in 1 codon); the encoded protein is MLQGDTLFLFYETKNSITMQGDIGVSKSDDKGATWQHLGVALDEEWHLSYPYVFEYLGKIYMMPECSGKGELRIYRALNFPLQWTLEKIIIKKHLVDSVIINHDGKYWIFGSDHTGFGAKKNGQMEIWYSSSPFGPWKPHKKNPIFNTDKSSGARNGGRPFVYNGNLYRMGQDSGETYGRRVRAFKVEVLTQDEFKEVEVSLGIDESNKGRNAWNGARYHHLDVQQLSYGKWIGVMDGDRVPSGDPAHRFILGCASVVVVVAVVILLGSLVGAVKCIIPLNWCPHNSGKRSDVFLTWERSNLMSSKLRQLCSRLNRAPLFLRGMVKPNSIIGRLVISFIFAVGAVLVCIAVKYIYGGNGAEDAYPLKGHYSQFTLLTMTYEARLWNLKMYVKHYSRCSSVEEIVVVWNKGAPPEPSELDSAVPVRIRVEEKNSLNNRFKIDPLIKNRAVLELDDDIMMSCDDIERGFRVWREHPDRIVGFYPRLVEGSVLKYDGEKYARKLKGYNMILTGAAFIDAQLAFERYWSEEAKAGRKIVDKYFNCEDLLLNYLYANASSSRTVEYVRPTWVIDTSKFSGVAISRNTQLHYRIRSECLLKFXEMYGGLGKQKWEFNGRENRRDF